One Methylomonas sp. LL1 DNA window includes the following coding sequences:
- the ftsH gene encoding ATP-dependent zinc metalloprotease FtsH, whose protein sequence is MIKNLVLWVVIAVVLMAIFNNFGSRSIRNDATLSYSQLIDAVKAGQVQQVAIADNTVRGKMQSGDKFKTYMPNDPHLIDDLLANGVEIIVQPPEEPSMLMQIFVSFGPILLLIAVWVFFMRQMQGGGVGGRGGAMGFGKSKARMLDQDQNKVTFADVAGCDEAKEEVEEMVDFLKDPAKYQKLGGKVPRGALMVGPPGTGKTLLARAIAGEAKVPFFTISGSDFVEMFVGVGASRVRDMFEQAKKHAPCIIFIDEIDAVGRSRGAGLGGGNDEREQTLNQLLVEMDGFEGHEGIIVIAATNRSDVLDKALLRPGRFDRQVVVGLPDVRGREQILNVHLKKVPVAEDVKVKYIAQGTPGFSGADLANLINEAALFAARFNKRLVSMVDLEKAKDKLIMGAERRSMVMDEKEKKMTAYHEAGHAIVGRLVPEHDPVYKVSIMSRGRALGVTMFLPERDQYSASKCKLDSMISSLYGGRIAEELIFGWEQVSTGASNDIERATELARNMVTKWGLSQRLGPLAYSEEEGEIFLGRSVTQHKSVAEETSHTIDEEIRSIIDRNYERAEKILKENEDILHAMAEALIKFETIDKYQIEDLMNRKPVREPKGWDDTPPSSNDDVEVEHWGKENTDPSIGGTAEQG, encoded by the coding sequence GCCGATAATACGGTCAGAGGCAAAATGCAGTCCGGCGATAAGTTTAAAACTTATATGCCCAACGATCCGCATTTGATCGACGATTTATTGGCCAATGGGGTTGAAATCATCGTTCAGCCGCCGGAAGAGCCTTCGATGCTGATGCAGATATTCGTGTCCTTCGGCCCGATATTATTGCTGATTGCGGTATGGGTGTTTTTCATGCGGCAAATGCAAGGCGGCGGAGTCGGTGGCCGTGGCGGCGCGATGGGTTTTGGTAAAAGCAAGGCCCGCATGCTGGACCAGGATCAGAACAAGGTTACCTTTGCCGATGTCGCCGGTTGCGACGAAGCCAAGGAAGAAGTCGAGGAAATGGTCGACTTCTTGAAAGACCCGGCTAAATACCAAAAATTGGGCGGAAAAGTGCCGCGTGGCGCGCTGATGGTCGGGCCTCCGGGTACCGGTAAAACGCTATTGGCTCGTGCCATCGCCGGCGAGGCCAAAGTGCCGTTTTTTACTATTTCCGGTTCCGATTTCGTTGAGATGTTCGTTGGTGTCGGTGCCTCCAGGGTGCGTGACATGTTTGAGCAAGCCAAGAAACATGCGCCTTGCATCATCTTCATCGACGAAATCGATGCGGTTGGCCGTTCGCGTGGAGCCGGTCTCGGCGGCGGAAACGACGAGCGCGAGCAAACCCTAAACCAATTATTGGTGGAGATGGATGGCTTCGAAGGCCATGAAGGCATTATTGTGATAGCCGCAACCAACCGTTCCGATGTGTTGGACAAGGCATTGCTGCGTCCTGGCCGTTTTGATAGACAGGTCGTGGTCGGTTTGCCGGATGTTAGAGGCCGCGAACAGATTTTGAATGTGCATTTGAAAAAAGTGCCAGTGGCCGAGGACGTTAAAGTTAAATACATCGCTCAGGGTACTCCCGGTTTTTCCGGGGCCGATTTGGCTAACCTGATCAACGAAGCTGCTTTATTTGCCGCGCGCTTCAACAAGCGTCTGGTCAGCATGGTCGATTTGGAAAAAGCCAAGGACAAACTGATCATGGGTGCCGAAAGACGCTCGATGGTGATGGACGAGAAGGAAAAGAAAATGACGGCTTATCATGAAGCCGGTCATGCCATCGTCGGTCGTTTGGTGCCCGAGCACGATCCTGTGTATAAAGTCAGCATTATGTCGCGCGGCCGTGCGTTGGGCGTTACGATGTTCCTGCCGGAACGCGATCAATACAGTGCCAGCAAGTGCAAACTGGATAGCATGATTTCCAGCTTGTACGGCGGGCGGATAGCCGAAGAACTGATTTTCGGTTGGGAGCAGGTATCGACCGGTGCGTCCAACGACATCGAGCGGGCTACCGAGTTGGCCAGAAACATGGTAACAAAATGGGGCTTGTCGCAACGCTTGGGGCCATTGGCTTATAGCGAAGAAGAAGGCGAAATTTTTCTGGGCCGTTCGGTGACTCAGCATAAATCGGTAGCGGAAGAAACATCTCATACTATCGATGAAGAAATCCGTTCTATCATCGACAGAAACTATGAGCGCGCTGAAAAAATCCTGAAGGAAAACGAAGATATTCTGCATGCGATGGCCGAGGCGTTGATCAAATTCGAAACCATCGATAAATATCAGATCGAGGATTTGATGAACAGAAAACCGGTCAGAGAACCGAAAGGCTGGGATGATACCCCGCCGTCTTCAAACGACGACGTAGAAGTCGAGCATTGGGGCAAGGAAAATACCGACCCATCGATTGGCGGTACTGCTGAACAGGGTTGA
- the glmM gene encoding phosphoglucosamine mutase, which translates to MAKKYFGTDGIRGKVGEFPITPDFMLKLGWATGRVFAKEGSGFVLVGKDTRISGYMFESALEAGLSAAGVDTRMLGPMPTPGIAYLTRTLRAKAGIVISASHNPYYDNGIKFFSVNGTKLPDDLEHQIERYIDAPMTTVESAKLGKVKRVSDAAGRYIEYCKATVPPQLDFKGMRIVIDCANGATYHIAPHVFSEVGAEVVTIGAEPDGLNINDECGATSPENLAAKVWEYRADLGIALDGDGDRVVMVDHKGEIVDGDELIYIIAKSRLEEGKLFGPVVGTLMSNLGMEHALKEVGVQLLRANVGDRYVMELLSEKNGMLGGEGSGHIICLDKTTTGDGIVSALQVLAEMQRTGKSLHELKSGMKKYPQVLVNVKTSKKVKIDEIDSIKKAVEAVEKKLGDRGRVLLRSSGTEPLVRVMVEGVDEDDVTKYAHQLAADVRKAIES; encoded by the coding sequence ATGGCAAAGAAATATTTCGGTACCGACGGCATTCGCGGCAAGGTCGGTGAATTTCCAATTACCCCCGATTTCATGTTGAAACTGGGTTGGGCGACCGGCCGGGTATTCGCAAAAGAAGGCAGCGGCTTTGTGTTGGTGGGTAAGGATACCCGTATCTCGGGCTATATGTTCGAATCCGCGCTGGAGGCCGGTTTGTCGGCGGCCGGTGTGGATACGCGCATGCTGGGGCCGATGCCGACGCCGGGTATCGCCTACCTGACCAGAACCTTGCGGGCCAAGGCCGGTATCGTCATCAGCGCTTCGCATAACCCTTACTACGATAACGGTATCAAATTCTTTTCGGTCAACGGCACCAAGCTGCCGGATGATCTGGAACACCAGATCGAGCGTTATATCGATGCGCCGATGACCACGGTTGAATCCGCGAAATTGGGCAAGGTTAAAAGGGTCAGCGACGCGGCTGGCCGTTATATCGAATATTGCAAAGCCACCGTGCCGCCGCAATTGGACTTTAAAGGCATGCGCATCGTGATTGACTGCGCTAATGGTGCTACTTATCACATTGCGCCGCACGTGTTCAGCGAAGTGGGCGCGGAAGTGGTAACGATAGGCGCGGAGCCGGATGGGCTGAATATCAACGACGAGTGCGGCGCCACCAGCCCGGAAAATTTAGCGGCCAAGGTTTGGGAATATCGCGCCGATCTGGGTATTGCCTTGGATGGCGATGGCGACAGAGTCGTCATGGTCGACCATAAAGGCGAGATCGTCGATGGCGACGAGCTGATTTATATCATCGCCAAATCGCGGCTGGAGGAGGGTAAATTATTCGGCCCGGTGGTGGGAACCTTGATGTCGAACCTAGGTATGGAGCATGCGTTGAAGGAGGTTGGTGTTCAATTGTTGCGCGCCAACGTCGGAGACCGCTATGTGATGGAATTGTTGTCCGAGAAGAACGGCATGCTGGGCGGCGAAGGTTCCGGCCATATTATTTGCCTGGACAAAACCACGACCGGTGACGGCATCGTTTCGGCCTTGCAAGTGCTGGCCGAAATGCAACGTACCGGCAAAAGCCTGCATGAATTGAAATCGGGCATGAAGAAATATCCGCAAGTGCTGGTCAATGTAAAAACCAGCAAAAAAGTCAAAATCGACGAAATCGACAGCATCAAAAAAGCGGTTGAAGCGGTAGAGAAGAAATTAGGCGATAGGGGGCGAGTCTTGTTGCGATCGTCGGGAACCGAGCCCTTGGTCAGGGTTATGGTCGAAGGCGTGGACGAGGATGATGTCACTAAATACGCCCACCAATTGGCAGCCGATGTCAGGAAAGCAATCGAATCTTGA
- the tpiA gene encoding triose-phosphate isomerase translates to MRQPLIMGNWKMNGSREEGLQLAKALADGLGNVTQEVAVCVPFVYLSDVRGALAGSTIALGAQNVADQAAGAYTGEVSASMLVDCGCKYALVGHSERRSYYGDTNQSVASRFCQALKQNLIPVLCVGETLDEREQDRTFQVVDEQLDAVIEAAGIEAFEKAVIAYEPVWAIGTGKTASDEQAQEVHHYIRQRIAEKNQAIAEKVQILYGGSVKPDNAKGLFAMPDIDGGLVGGASLDAKGFLQICHSV, encoded by the coding sequence ATGCGTCAACCTTTGATCATGGGAAACTGGAAAATGAATGGCTCTCGGGAAGAGGGTCTGCAACTTGCGAAAGCGTTGGCTGATGGTCTCGGCAATGTGACTCAAGAAGTTGCGGTTTGTGTTCCATTTGTCTACCTGTCGGATGTTCGTGGCGCATTGGCTGGCTCAACCATCGCATTAGGCGCGCAAAACGTGGCCGATCAAGCTGCCGGCGCATATACAGGCGAAGTCTCCGCCTCAATGCTGGTCGATTGCGGTTGTAAATATGCCCTGGTGGGACACTCCGAAAGACGTTCCTATTACGGCGACACCAATCAATCCGTAGCCAGCCGCTTTTGCCAAGCGCTTAAACAAAACCTGATTCCGGTGTTGTGCGTCGGTGAAACCTTGGACGAACGCGAGCAAGATAGAACTTTCCAAGTGGTTGACGAGCAACTGGATGCGGTGATCGAAGCGGCCGGCATCGAAGCATTCGAAAAAGCGGTTATTGCCTACGAACCTGTTTGGGCGATCGGCACCGGTAAAACCGCCAGCGACGAACAAGCTCAGGAAGTTCATCATTACATTCGCCAACGGATTGCCGAAAAAAACCAAGCTATCGCCGAGAAAGTACAAATTTTGTACGGCGGTAGCGTCAAACCCGACAACGCCAAGGGCCTGTTTGCCATGCCTGACATCGATGGCGGCCTAGTAGGCGGCGCTTCGCTGGATGCAAAAGGCTTCTTGCAGATTTGCCATTCAGTTTAG
- the secG gene encoding preprotein translocase subunit SecG, which yields MLYQIIIVIHILLGIGIVGLVLMQQGKGADAGAAFGSGGSGSVFGAQGSASFLSRTTAIFASLFFVTSLGLATLSGYHGKKADIMDAPAAPKVTSDVPLSQNSGNDAVPVATVPAAPVIKEVEQPAQ from the coding sequence ATGCTGTATCAAATTATCATCGTTATACACATCCTGTTGGGAATCGGCATAGTCGGCTTGGTGCTGATGCAGCAGGGTAAAGGTGCCGATGCCGGCGCCGCGTTCGGAAGTGGTGGATCGGGATCGGTTTTCGGTGCCCAAGGGTCCGCTTCGTTCCTATCCAGAACCACGGCGATTTTCGCCAGCTTGTTTTTCGTGACCAGCTTAGGCTTGGCGACTTTAAGCGGCTATCATGGCAAAAAAGCCGACATCATGGATGCACCCGCCGCACCCAAAGTAACATCGGATGTTCCATTGTCACAAAATAGCGGTAATGACGCGGTACCGGTTGCGACCGTGCCAGCGGCACCGGTTATCAAGGAAGTGGAACAACCCGCGCAATAA
- a CDS encoding tyrosine-type recombinase/integrase: protein MAVNLNKDTVYRAAKPKEKDYTINDGGGLFLFVGATGGKLWRFVYPFAGKRKKIAFGAYPDTTLENARRKAEEARGQIANGIDPGEIRKVGKAAKQLARLNEERIEEGLPILDSFADVTRQWLDSIVHLTSTTTHIKKTSRIERLAFPALGDKPIKEIKSADVLAVLKPMIDKQQLETAHRLHAEISSIFAYAIVHNFTDYDPAQPVAKQIPAQKVKHRAAIIDPKQVAQLLRDISNYQGTFVVQSAFRLSPLLFQRPGEIRQMLWADVDLAAREWRPYVSKTDFHHIVPLSTQAVAILEAVQPLTGGGQYVFPSSRGDGRPMSDNTIRTALKSLGYDSDVMTAHGFRTTASTLLNEQGWSPDAIERQLAHAPRDQVRAAYNRAQYLDERRRMMQSWADYLDDLKAGAQVIPFRKNGCALV, encoded by the coding sequence ATGGCCGTTAATCTCAATAAAGACACGGTTTACAGGGCAGCCAAGCCAAAAGAAAAGGATTACACCATCAACGACGGCGGCGGCCTGTTCCTTTTCGTGGGAGCAACTGGCGGTAAGTTATGGCGCTTCGTCTATCCGTTCGCCGGGAAACGTAAAAAAATTGCCTTTGGTGCTTATCCCGACACCACGCTTGAGAATGCCCGACGTAAAGCCGAAGAAGCCCGTGGACAAATTGCCAACGGTATCGATCCGGGCGAAATCAGGAAAGTAGGCAAGGCAGCCAAGCAACTTGCCCGGTTGAATGAAGAACGAATAGAAGAAGGTTTACCGATCCTGGACAGCTTCGCCGATGTTACCCGACAATGGCTGGATTCCATCGTCCACCTGACCAGCACCACGACGCATATCAAGAAAACCAGCCGTATTGAGCGCCTGGCCTTTCCGGCCTTGGGCGATAAGCCGATCAAGGAAATCAAATCCGCCGATGTGCTGGCGGTATTAAAACCGATGATCGATAAACAGCAACTCGAAACCGCCCACCGGCTACACGCGGAAATCAGCTCGATATTTGCTTATGCCATTGTCCACAACTTCACCGACTACGATCCGGCGCAACCCGTCGCCAAACAGATACCGGCGCAAAAGGTGAAACACAGGGCCGCGATCATCGATCCGAAACAGGTGGCGCAGCTGCTCAGGGACATCAGCAACTATCAAGGCACCTTTGTAGTGCAATCGGCGTTCCGGTTGTCGCCGTTGCTGTTTCAACGGCCGGGCGAAATCAGGCAAATGCTTTGGGCCGATGTTGATCTGGCGGCGCGTGAATGGCGGCCTTATGTGTCTAAAACTGACTTTCATCATATCGTGCCGCTATCAACTCAAGCGGTCGCCATACTGGAAGCAGTCCAACCGCTTACCGGCGGCGGGCAATATGTTTTTCCTTCCAGTCGAGGCGACGGGCGCCCAATGTCGGATAACACCATCAGAACTGCCCTTAAATCGCTGGGCTATGATTCCGACGTGATGACGGCCCACGGATTCAGGACAACAGCATCAACGCTACTCAATGAACAGGGCTGGAGCCCCGACGCAATCGAGCGGCAATTGGCCCACGCTCCACGGGATCAGGTGAGGGCGGCTTACAACCGGGCACAATATCTGGATGAGCGGCGACGGATGATGCAGAGCTGGGCGGATTATCTGGACGACTTGAAGGCTGGCGCGCAGGTGATACCGTTCCGGAAAAACGGTTGCGCGTTGGTATAA
- a CDS encoding helix-turn-helix transcriptional regulator yields the protein MQNQHTAIALGYLRIWQIVGDRKRGIEPLLPVGRSTFLAGVKSGKYPKAVKLGKRTTAWKKADILALLESMDGEA from the coding sequence ATGCAAAATCAACATACCGCCATTGCTCTTGGCTACCTGCGAATCTGGCAGATCGTCGGGGATCGTAAACGCGGCATCGAACCGCTGTTACCGGTTGGCCGCTCAACTTTCCTGGCCGGCGTAAAATCCGGCAAATACCCTAAAGCCGTAAAATTGGGTAAGAGAACCACTGCCTGGAAAAAAGCCGATATTCTGGCGCTGCTCGAAAGCATGGACGGTGAAGCATGA
- a CDS encoding Rha family transcriptional regulator, translating into MRAHAKKTEQDQNAESSLLIIHGGDNQICVDSRDIAKEFGRQHKNVLQTLDDLLADGTISRLESKPRNYQKRGREYRRYELNEAGFLKAMPFIGGHKSREGQKRLVDEFLRLRRQLDRQSKARETLAYQVARLSGKDSRGILTDAIKQFVDYARSQGSQHAERYYKNITDAAYRSMVDIEQPTSEVRELLTAIQLSTLSTLELIAAQALTEGMECQQPYKAIYQAMKTALEGLIAGRAKILGG; encoded by the coding sequence ATGAGAGCCCACGCCAAAAAAACCGAACAGGATCAAAACGCCGAATCATCGCTCCTGATTATTCACGGCGGCGATAATCAGATTTGCGTCGATAGCCGCGATATTGCCAAGGAGTTTGGCCGGCAGCATAAAAACGTACTGCAGACACTTGATGATTTGTTGGCCGACGGTACAATCTCGCGGCTTGAATCCAAGCCACGAAATTACCAAAAACGGGGCCGGGAATACCGCCGGTATGAACTGAACGAAGCCGGGTTTTTAAAAGCGATGCCGTTCATCGGTGGGCATAAGTCGCGGGAAGGCCAGAAACGGCTGGTCGATGAGTTTTTGCGGTTACGGCGCCAGCTTGACCGGCAATCGAAGGCGCGTGAAACCCTAGCCTATCAAGTGGCGCGCCTATCCGGCAAGGATAGCCGGGGAATTCTGACCGATGCCATTAAACAGTTCGTCGACTATGCCCGCTCACAAGGCAGCCAGCACGCCGAACGCTATTACAAAAACATCACCGACGCTGCTTATCGTTCAATGGTGGATATTGAACAGCCGACTTCCGAGGTTCGGGAGCTGTTGACGGCCATACAACTTTCCACCCTTTCGACGCTTGAGCTAATCGCGGCCCAGGCGTTGACCGAGGGCATGGAATGCCAACAGCCCTACAAAGCGATCTATCAGGCGATGAAAACGGCGCTGGAAGGCTTGATTGCCGGCAGAGCGAAGATACTCGGCGGTTAA